The Polyodon spathula isolate WHYD16114869_AA unplaced genomic scaffold, ASM1765450v1 scaffolds_2030, whole genome shotgun sequence genome has a segment encoding these proteins:
- the LOC121310332 gene encoding butyrophilin subfamily 2 member A2-like: MEVTMDENTANKYLSVTNGKQVKVNPTASDKPPSLDRFDMKPCVLSRQAYNSGIIKVEVDVDKINMWRVGVVTKSAKRHGFTMMQPSNYYWVVEWNGRELVALDYTQIVIHKKFIRTLVMYLDVDNKKVTFDVDDNVNVYTFDRMAFSEPLYILFSTTDENNQLTIK, translated from the coding sequence tgACCATGGATGAAAACACAGCCAACAAATACCTGTCGGTGACCAATGGGAAACAAGTCAAAGTGAATCCTACAGCCTCTGACAAACCCCCCAGTCTGGATAGGTTTGACATGAAGCCATGTGTTCTGAGCAGACAAGCATACAACTCAGGCATCATAAAAGTTGAAGTGGATGTAGATAAGATAAACATGTGGAGAGTTGGAGTTGTTACAAAGTCTGCCAAACGCCACGGGTTCACCATGATGCAACCCAGTAATTACTACTGGGTTGTAGAGTGGAATGGGCGTGAATTGGTTGCTCTCGATTACACGCAGATAGTCATTCATAAAAAATTTATCCGAACGCTAGTCATGTATCTGGATGTCGATAACAAGAAAGTTACATTTGATGTTGACGACAATGTCAATGTCTACACTTTTGATAGGATGGCTTTTTCTGAGCCTCTCTATATACTATTTTCTACTACAGATGAAAACAATCAACTTACAATCAAATAA